In Saccharicrinis fermentans DSM 9555 = JCM 21142, a genomic segment contains:
- a CDS encoding SusC/RagA family TonB-linked outer membrane protein — protein sequence MQKIGIIIFLCLLTTMGWAQKKLVTGRVYDDEGPVPGASVIVKGSENTQLVGTITDFDGNFSIRVDINDVLVVSFIGYITQEVTVGEVMSLNIELKSETTQLEDVVVVGYGAQKKASMVGAISQAKGEELLKAGSVNTVTEALQGMLPGVTSVSSGTGKPGADAGNIIIRGVATWTGSDVYSGNAPLVLVDGVERDMNDLDPNEIESVSVLKDASATAVFGVLGANGVILITTKRGTISKPKVGFSANFGLKQPTASPEYADYITSMEMWNEAVANDQLWDELIPEYKINAWKNAYATGNYGPDNDYFPEVDWWDEIMKKVGYQQQYNVNVRGGTNFMKYFASLGYLHDGDVYNGQENADFDPSFNYKRYNWRLNLDLNLTKTTVFSANMAGKLGYRHQPGYRIDGTTEDGYGQEQFFNALYTASRNQYPAVWSNGTYAANQGGGGNPLVALNTGGEREYKYFQGFLDFKLNQKLDFITKGLSAKASFSYTSNSNWESYITAGGWAFSSNAILYSRSYDYAHPNEDGTLPLILESRWPDAEATLGPVAATYDKFKSYNKKTYYELAFNYARTFGDHKVTGLALFSRRERKPGSYEVQFRQEDWVGRVTYGYKDRYLLEANGSYNGSEAFAPGLRFGLFYSGSLGWRISEEPLVKEMAGNWLDNLKVRYSYGTSGLDGSQRFLYLQDYSTASSNNFWRGGVFFGDTQTSVQSPLYREGDAANDLATWETSIKQNLGVEFGVFNKLNGTLDVYNEKREDILMDVWAPLWYLPTGSVATGNMGETKNQGLEVELKWNDKLSENLRYWVSGNASFTENRIVYRNDGVNTADHLRQAGKPINWTSTYINNGYYSSLDDIYNYATANSEAEQSKLVAGDQLYVDYNGDGVITADDKVVNEDLKYPLNTYTLSGGLSYKGWALSLRFYGVSKVNKLVPDYILYDNLSGDAGIYSAGPNVTGRWTVDNQTNAVKPALHTSQYNGYSQKESTYSYRDASYWRLKNVEVSYSFSKKALEKYKMSKLQLYINGNNLMTFTDLDKRLDPEATTLSVFPMVKRYNIGLRASF from the coding sequence ATGCAAAAAATTGGAATAATTATTTTTTTGTGCCTGTTAACAACAATGGGTTGGGCACAAAAAAAACTGGTCACAGGACGGGTTTATGATGACGAAGGACCAGTGCCTGGTGCTTCTGTTATTGTAAAGGGGTCTGAAAACACACAGTTGGTAGGTACTATAACCGATTTCGATGGTAACTTCTCCATTCGTGTGGATATTAATGATGTTTTGGTAGTATCCTTTATCGGTTATATTACCCAGGAAGTAACTGTCGGAGAAGTTATGTCTCTGAATATTGAATTGAAAAGTGAAACTACACAACTGGAAGATGTGGTTGTAGTAGGTTATGGAGCCCAAAAGAAAGCCTCTATGGTAGGTGCTATTTCGCAGGCCAAAGGAGAAGAGCTTTTAAAGGCCGGTAGTGTTAATACTGTAACAGAAGCTTTGCAAGGTATGCTGCCCGGTGTAACTTCTGTTTCCAGTGGTACTGGTAAACCAGGTGCTGATGCAGGCAATATTATTATACGTGGTGTAGCTACCTGGACAGGAAGTGATGTTTATTCAGGTAATGCTCCTTTGGTATTAGTGGATGGAGTGGAGCGTGATATGAACGATTTAGATCCAAATGAAATAGAAAGTGTTTCTGTACTTAAGGATGCATCAGCAACAGCCGTATTTGGTGTACTTGGTGCCAACGGTGTAATTCTTATTACCACTAAGCGAGGTACTATTTCTAAACCTAAGGTTGGTTTTTCGGCCAATTTCGGATTGAAACAGCCTACAGCATCGCCTGAATATGCCGATTATATTACTTCAATGGAGATGTGGAATGAGGCGGTTGCCAATGACCAATTGTGGGATGAACTCATTCCTGAATATAAGATAAATGCTTGGAAGAATGCCTATGCTACCGGTAATTATGGTCCTGATAATGATTATTTTCCAGAAGTGGATTGGTGGGATGAGATTATGAAAAAGGTAGGTTACCAACAGCAGTATAATGTAAACGTACGAGGAGGTACTAATTTTATGAAATATTTTGCTTCATTGGGATATCTTCATGATGGTGATGTATACAATGGTCAGGAGAATGCTGATTTTGATCCTTCATTTAATTATAAGCGTTATAACTGGCGTTTAAATCTTGACTTGAATTTAACGAAGACAACTGTTTTTTCTGCTAATATGGCCGGTAAGTTAGGTTATCGTCATCAGCCGGGATATCGTATCGATGGTACTACTGAAGATGGATATGGACAGGAACAGTTTTTTAATGCACTTTATACGGCAAGTCGTAATCAGTATCCTGCTGTATGGTCAAATGGTACCTATGCGGCTAACCAAGGTGGGGGTGGTAATCCTCTTGTAGCACTTAATACAGGTGGAGAACGTGAGTATAAGTACTTTCAGGGTTTTTTAGATTTTAAATTAAATCAGAAGTTGGACTTTATCACAAAAGGTTTAAGTGCAAAAGCTTCGTTCTCATATACAAGTAATTCTAATTGGGAGTCTTACATCACAGCAGGAGGGTGGGCGTTTTCCTCTAATGCAATTTTATATAGCCGTTCTTACGACTATGCGCATCCTAATGAGGATGGTACCTTACCATTGATTTTAGAGTCACGTTGGCCTGATGCGGAGGCGACGCTAGGACCTGTAGCTGCTACGTATGATAAGTTTAAAAGCTATAACAAGAAAACTTATTACGAGTTAGCGTTCAATTACGCACGAACTTTTGGAGATCACAAAGTTACTGGTTTGGCTCTGTTTAGTCGTCGTGAACGTAAACCGGGTTCTTATGAAGTTCAGTTTCGTCAAGAAGACTGGGTAGGTCGTGTGACTTATGGATATAAAGATCGCTACTTGTTAGAAGCCAATGGCTCTTATAATGGATCAGAAGCTTTTGCTCCAGGACTTCGTTTTGGTTTATTTTATTCCGGATCTTTGGGGTGGCGTATATCAGAAGAGCCTTTGGTGAAAGAAATGGCAGGTAACTGGTTAGATAACTTAAAAGTACGTTATTCCTATGGTACTTCTGGTTTGGATGGTAGTCAGCGTTTTTTGTATCTACAAGATTATAGTACAGCTAGTTCCAATAACTTTTGGCGAGGTGGTGTCTTTTTTGGCGATACTCAAACGAGCGTGCAATCTCCCCTTTACCGCGAGGGTGATGCCGCCAATGATTTAGCTACCTGGGAAACCTCTATTAAGCAAAATTTAGGAGTTGAGTTTGGTGTATTTAATAAGTTGAATGGAACTTTGGATGTGTATAACGAAAAACGTGAAGATATTTTAATGGACGTTTGGGCACCATTGTGGTATTTGCCTACAGGTAGTGTAGCTACAGGTAATATGGGAGAAACCAAGAATCAAGGTCTTGAGGTTGAATTAAAATGGAATGATAAGCTAAGCGAAAACTTACGTTATTGGGTGAGTGGAAATGCTTCTTTTACCGAAAACCGAATTGTATATCGAAATGATGGGGTTAATACAGCCGATCATTTGCGACAAGCAGGTAAGCCCATTAACTGGACATCTACTTATATTAATAATGGTTATTATAGCAGTTTAGATGATATCTATAATTATGCAACAGCAAATAGTGAAGCAGAACAATCTAAGTTAGTAGCGGGAGATCAACTTTATGTTGATTATAATGGAGATGGTGTAATCACAGCTGATGATAAAGTGGTGAATGAAGACTTGAAATACCCTTTGAATACCTATACACTATCAGGAGGTTTGTCATATAAAGGCTGGGCTTTGAGTCTGCGATTTTATGGTGTATCTAAGGTTAACAAGCTAGTTCCTGACTATATTTTGTATGACAATTTGAGCGGTGATGCAGGTATATATTCTGCCGGGCCAAATGTTACAGGACGTTGGACTGTCGACAACCAAACGAATGCAGTTAAACCTGCATTACATACTTCGCAATATAATGGTTACAGTCAAAAGGAAAGTACCTATTCATACCGTGATGCTTCTTATTGGCGTTTGAAGAATGTTGAAGTGAGTTATAGCTTTAGTAAAAAAGCTTTGGAAAAATATAAAATGAGCAAACTGCAGTTATACATAAATGGGAATAACCTGATGACATTTACTGACTTGGATAAACGTTTAGATCCGGAGGCAACTACACTAAGTGTTTTTCCTATGGTTAAGCGTTATAACATCGGTCTTAGAGCCTCGTTTTAA
- a CDS encoding RagB/SusD family nutrient uptake outer membrane protein yields the protein MKRIYKILIVLLFASLTACEDYLDMVPSQEFSEEDVYETYYTTQSYLDNCYRALYDFSGPNAGGMGIYQIETITDNACTQSPNSAFNLGDWYNKSGMQEVGWNLTKQNNDNATGSGLPIYNSSFCLRIANNLIENIETIPEIGASQEQKDWLMGQAYFFRAWYYFEWIRRLGGMPPVNKVYTGSEDLDLPRQSYKECSEDIIEDLDMAIGLLPHEWPDADQGRLEKCSAYALKGLVALYAASPLMQNSVDELVERDDYDIDWATRAAQYSAATLDYLQANRPSKMMFDPTGLTEKERDSLYTEIFYHTNYIGKESLFCRSSNGVSAGTNAGGREGDLSMLFQSLRVSGRSGSWGFSCSMPTQNFVDAFEFADGTPFDWNNPEHVANPYKNRDPRFYNFIIYAGRQYGKVGHPGTHDLPTFNSKVPKHGTYYFEPWKASDDLGGGWGMDNAYSAYNKSIPAGYMFKKFWWPEAYGQNGSNPDGFGTYKYNAEFIRTTGVWLDLAEALNEVAGPTGAVSGAAGYTALDCINKVRAKAGMPVILTPGSKEEFRERIRNERRIELSYEYHRWFDIRRWMLFDDLFDETYPIKGMASTLIATDGTENQENWTYEYEIKDIQQSLRGYTLRNYWYPIPQSHMDRLYNIEQNPGW from the coding sequence ATGAAACGAATATATAAAATATTGATTGTCCTTTTATTTGCTTCACTTACTGCTTGTGAAGATTATCTGGACATGGTACCATCTCAGGAGTTTAGTGAAGAGGATGTGTACGAAACATATTATACGACGCAGAGTTATTTAGATAACTGTTATCGAGCATTATATGATTTCTCAGGGCCTAATGCTGGTGGTATGGGTATATATCAAATTGAGACGATTACTGATAATGCCTGTACGCAAAGTCCTAACTCTGCTTTTAATTTGGGTGACTGGTATAATAAGAGTGGTATGCAAGAGGTCGGTTGGAATCTTACGAAACAAAACAATGATAATGCTACAGGTAGTGGTTTGCCTATTTATAACAGTTCTTTTTGTTTGCGTATTGCTAACAATCTGATTGAAAATATTGAGACCATACCTGAAATAGGTGCCAGTCAGGAACAAAAGGACTGGCTCATGGGGCAGGCATATTTCTTCCGGGCCTGGTATTACTTTGAATGGATACGTCGCTTAGGTGGTATGCCGCCAGTAAATAAAGTATATACAGGTAGTGAGGATCTTGACTTACCTCGTCAATCCTATAAAGAATGTTCAGAGGATATCATTGAAGACCTGGATATGGCGATTGGTTTATTGCCTCACGAATGGCCTGATGCGGATCAGGGACGTTTGGAAAAATGTTCAGCCTATGCTCTTAAAGGTTTAGTTGCGTTATACGCTGCTAGCCCATTAATGCAGAATAGTGTTGATGAATTAGTCGAGAGAGATGATTATGATATTGATTGGGCTACGCGCGCCGCTCAGTATTCTGCAGCTACTTTGGATTATCTGCAAGCAAATCGTCCTTCCAAAATGATGTTCGATCCAACTGGTTTGACAGAAAAAGAAAGAGATAGTTTATATACTGAGATTTTTTATCATACCAACTATATTGGTAAAGAGTCGTTATTTTGTCGTAGTAGTAACGGAGTATCGGCAGGGACTAATGCCGGAGGACGCGAGGGGGATCTTTCTATGTTATTTCAAAGTCTTCGTGTTTCTGGTCGTTCGGGATCCTGGGGTTTTTCATGTAGTATGCCTACGCAAAACTTTGTGGATGCATTTGAATTTGCCGACGGTACGCCTTTTGACTGGAATAACCCGGAACACGTCGCTAATCCGTATAAGAATCGTGATCCACGTTTTTATAATTTCATTATCTATGCTGGCCGACAGTATGGGAAAGTAGGACATCCAGGGACACATGACTTACCTACTTTTAATTCAAAAGTACCCAAACATGGTACGTACTATTTCGAACCTTGGAAAGCCAGCGACGATTTAGGTGGTGGATGGGGAATGGATAATGCTTATTCTGCTTATAATAAGAGTATTCCAGCCGGGTATATGTTTAAGAAATTCTGGTGGCCTGAAGCTTATGGACAGAACGGATCTAACCCTGATGGATTTGGTACTTATAAGTATAATGCAGAATTTATTCGTACTACTGGTGTTTGGTTAGATTTGGCTGAAGCCTTAAACGAAGTGGCAGGTCCTACGGGGGCTGTTTCCGGAGCTGCAGGCTATACTGCCTTGGACTGTATTAATAAAGTGAGAGCTAAAGCTGGTATGCCTGTTATATTAACTCCCGGTTCTAAGGAAGAGTTCCGTGAAAGAATACGTAACGAACGCCGAATTGAATTAAGTTACGAATATCACCGTTGGTTTGATATTCGCCGCTGGATGTTGTTCGATGATTTATTTGATGAGACATATCCTATTAAAGGGATGGCTTCCACGCTTATAGCTACTGATGGAACAGAAAATCAGGAAAACTGGACCTATGAATATGAGATTAAAGATATTCAGCAATCTTTACGTGGTTATACATTGAGAAACTACTGGTATCCTATTCCTCAATCACATATGGATCGTTTATATAATATTGAACAAAACCCGGGATGGTAA
- a CDS encoding SusC/RagA family TonB-linked outer membrane protein, with protein sequence MKTKRFLKYLNVVLFALVLVFPFGDTIAQKNKTKRVEVSSKLEDASGNAISGATIYANEGATVVKSDADGKFTTYVKRGTVILIEAEGYTPKSWDLSNEPVMSKIVLQEVALKMGAKDMVNLPLGHQVSQRMLVGAVSRIEGRDLERYADPLLRNSLQGMAAGLNVIATSGGMANNPASLYVRGLSRNSSNTPLFIVDGIERSFDDINPEEVENVEILKDATSKILYGSRAANGVVLLTTRRGEAHKRVIDAKVDFGVGLTTRMPAFINSAEYATLYNEARVNDGLTPLYSSEDIANYQNSTGENDLLYPNADYYDYFLRDYTTFSKATLNVSGGNKNAQYAFMAGYMGYGGLQKIGPDPRQDRFNIRINLDMDITRDISAFINMSAIMDSWKYSGLDHSSTFSALSSHRPNEYPFIIGEEYIEATDDGVPALGASYQHADNLLASLNYQGDGNNQFINQQMTTGFDFDLHKVTEGLYANVSLAFDNYFYGSQVLAPKAATYVPVIDESILDENGSPAVGFELARAAVTDTKYDLNNKSTLRTTAFNGKLGYKKDLGVGVLNASLGYFHYMKEVAGSSIDIENDNLFLRANYSIKNKYVIEGSLSYMGSNRFIEDNRHFLSPAIGAAWILSEESFLDIDAIDYLKAKASFGILGYDRATSSYLYENLWLTSGSQSFGEQNKGDNPSKVSLVSWGNPDLEWEKSREINIGLEGMAFDRRLAFEVNYFNEYRYDMVDQVDEQYAAMVGPFKYYTNYQEVVNNGFELDIDYMNTIGELSYRVGANYTYSKNNFKVKDEVNYSDDRATEGRPTSVIMGYESLGLFGKDVALEGAPKQMFGSYGVGDIAYKDQNGDNIIDDLDKVEVGLDTPTSFIGIDVELKYKKWGLYALGTASLGGMKTLSNTYYRNNGESKYSKVAYDAYHPTRNPNGTQPSLTTTSGANNTVTSDFWTKSGDFFRLKNVEVSYTLDFALGSAVKKSKFFVRGNNLLVLSDMKDLDPEAPNSGVTNYPVIRMITGGVSVSF encoded by the coding sequence ATGAAAACAAAAAGATTTTTAAAATATTTGAATGTGGTTTTGTTCGCTCTGGTTCTTGTATTTCCGTTTGGAGATACTATAGCCCAGAAAAATAAAACCAAACGTGTAGAGGTCAGTTCCAAACTGGAAGATGCCTCAGGAAATGCTATTAGTGGTGCTACCATTTATGCCAATGAAGGTGCTACGGTAGTTAAGTCTGATGCTGATGGTAAATTTACGACTTATGTCAAGCGAGGTACTGTTATTCTTATAGAAGCAGAAGGTTACACACCAAAGAGCTGGGATTTGTCAAATGAGCCAGTAATGTCGAAGATTGTTTTGCAAGAAGTTGCATTAAAAATGGGTGCCAAAGATATGGTTAACCTACCTTTGGGTCATCAGGTTTCGCAACGCATGCTGGTAGGTGCTGTATCCCGGATTGAAGGTCGTGATCTGGAACGATATGCCGATCCTTTATTGAGGAATTCACTTCAAGGGATGGCAGCAGGTCTTAATGTTATTGCTACCTCTGGTGGTATGGCTAATAATCCTGCTTCATTATATGTACGCGGATTGTCAAGAAATAGCTCAAATACTCCTCTTTTTATTGTAGATGGAATTGAGCGCAGTTTTGATGATATTAACCCTGAAGAGGTTGAGAATGTTGAAATTTTGAAGGATGCAACATCTAAGATTCTTTATGGTTCACGTGCTGCTAATGGAGTCGTATTGTTAACTACGCGACGTGGAGAAGCGCATAAACGTGTTATTGATGCAAAGGTGGATTTTGGAGTTGGTTTAACCACTCGTATGCCAGCGTTTATTAATTCAGCTGAGTATGCCACATTATATAACGAGGCGCGTGTAAACGATGGTTTAACACCTTTGTATTCAAGTGAGGATATTGCTAATTACCAAAATAGTACTGGTGAAAATGATCTGTTGTATCCTAATGCAGATTACTACGATTATTTTTTGCGTGATTATACAACTTTCAGTAAAGCGACTTTAAATGTATCGGGAGGTAATAAGAATGCACAGTATGCTTTTATGGCCGGATATATGGGATATGGAGGTTTGCAGAAAATAGGGCCGGATCCTCGACAAGATCGTTTTAATATACGTATTAATTTAGATATGGATATCACAAGAGATATCTCTGCTTTTATTAATATGTCGGCTATTATGGATTCGTGGAAATATAGTGGTTTAGATCATTCTTCAACGTTTAGTGCGTTGAGTTCTCATCGTCCCAATGAATATCCTTTTATCATTGGGGAGGAGTATATTGAGGCCACCGATGATGGTGTTCCTGCTTTAGGGGCAAGTTATCAACATGCGGATAACTTGTTGGCTAGTCTGAATTATCAGGGCGATGGTAATAACCAATTTATTAACCAACAGATGACCACCGGTTTTGATTTTGATCTTCATAAAGTTACTGAAGGACTTTATGCGAATGTGTCATTAGCCTTTGATAACTATTTTTATGGGAGTCAGGTATTGGCTCCTAAAGCAGCAACTTATGTGCCTGTTATTGATGAAAGTATACTTGATGAAAATGGATCTCCTGCGGTAGGTTTTGAGTTAGCGAGAGCAGCAGTAACAGATACTAAGTATGATCTAAATAACAAGAGTACCTTGAGAACGACTGCCTTCAATGGTAAATTGGGCTATAAAAAAGATCTGGGAGTAGGTGTGCTTAACGCTTCATTAGGATATTTTCACTATATGAAAGAGGTAGCAGGTTCATCTATAGATATCGAAAATGACAACTTGTTTTTAAGAGCCAATTACAGTATAAAGAATAAATATGTGATTGAGGGATCTCTTTCTTATATGGGAAGTAACCGTTTTATAGAGGATAATCGACATTTCTTGTCTCCAGCTATTGGTGCTGCCTGGATTTTATCTGAAGAATCATTTTTGGATATTGATGCGATTGATTACTTAAAGGCAAAAGCTAGTTTTGGTATATTAGGTTACGATCGGGCTACCTCGTCATATTTATATGAGAACTTATGGTTGACTAGTGGTTCACAGTCTTTTGGAGAGCAGAATAAAGGCGATAATCCCAGTAAAGTATCTTTGGTATCATGGGGAAATCCTGATTTAGAATGGGAAAAATCCCGTGAAATTAACATTGGTTTAGAAGGTATGGCTTTTGATCGTCGCTTAGCTTTTGAAGTGAACTACTTTAATGAGTATCGCTACGATATGGTTGATCAAGTTGATGAGCAGTATGCTGCGATGGTTGGACCATTCAAATATTATACAAACTATCAAGAGGTTGTTAATAATGGTTTTGAGCTGGATATCGATTATATGAATACTATCGGTGAGCTATCTTACCGTGTGGGTGCTAACTATACTTATTCTAAAAACAATTTTAAGGTGAAGGATGAGGTTAATTATTCTGATGATCGCGCTACAGAAGGACGTCCAACTAGTGTTATTATGGGGTATGAGTCCCTTGGTTTATTTGGCAAAGATGTCGCTCTTGAGGGGGCTCCTAAGCAGATGTTTGGTTCTTATGGAGTCGGAGACATTGCTTATAAAGATCAGAATGGAGATAATATAATCGATGATTTGGATAAGGTAGAGGTGGGGCTGGATACACCTACTTCATTTATAGGCATTGATGTGGAGTTAAAGTATAAAAAATGGGGCTTGTATGCTTTAGGTACTGCCTCTTTGGGTGGAATGAAAACCCTAAGCAATACATATTACCGTAATAATGGTGAAAGTAAATATTCTAAGGTAGCTTATGATGCTTATCACCCTACCCGTAATCCTAATGGAACACAGCCTAGTTTGACTACTACTAGTGGAGCTAATAATACAGTGACTTCTGATTTTTGGACCAAGAGTGGTGATTTTTTCCGTTTGAAAAATGTGGAAGTGAGCTATACTCTTGATTTTGCTTTAGGAAGTGCTGTGAAGAAATCTAAGTTTTTTGTGAGAGGTAATAACCTATTGGTTCTTTCTGATATGAAAGACTTAGACCCGGAAGCCCCCAATAGTGGAGTGACTAATTATCCTGTGATACGTATGATAACAGGAGGAGTGTCTGTTTCTTTCTAA
- a CDS encoding RagB/SusD family nutrient uptake outer membrane protein, with translation MKKKNKMNKIRYILGLLTVVYLLCACEDNLEPKVMSPYGDEYAYTLPGPVEGFLTNAYGAIPSQIDHYGSDFLDAATGDAVTNQYGSSVYALGNGKMSSTSNPIGIWDAAYSSFQWIHLFQEKSADTATVKWWIANDENDVIERTRLIGESYFLRAYWGMELLKVYGGVTESGEVLGYPIVTKFVTEDQKDEFLHVTRNTYEECVQQILDDCDSAIALLPLEYSGDDLLLGKAYIGRASASAAYVLKSRVATFAASPAYNGNVDVQEKWERAALLSQEAIDKANLSYTALSYEAVTNPTPDKGSLTTPQDYLFRRYHNNNSLENRNLPPAFWGNGRTNPSQNLVDAFPMANGYPITDPASGYDPQNPFTGRDPRLDNTVIYNGASVEINGRGLEVAEVVAEYIVLDADTTEVDDGTGNMVEVVDIISDTVIYRAGLDSEAYDYRGTRTGYYLRKWISTKADMLTNVNQKLNSEHMFPIIRGAEAFFNLAEASNEVVGPSGIVPGCSLSAYDIMKDIRSKSIGLGATDPYLDSQLGSADDMRALIQNESRLEFAFENHRYFDLRRWMLPLDETVRGMIVNQDESGNLNYEGTDPTDPSGFVDIEERSFDSDRYYYHPLPYDEMVKNPNLENNKGW, from the coding sequence ATGAAAAAGAAAAATAAAATGAACAAAATTAGATATATACTAGGATTACTTACAGTTGTATACTTGTTGTGCGCTTGTGAAGATAATCTGGAGCCAAAGGTAATGTCACCTTATGGTGACGAATATGCTTACACGCTTCCTGGACCGGTTGAAGGATTTTTGACGAATGCTTATGGAGCTATTCCGAGTCAAATAGACCATTATGGTAGCGATTTTTTGGACGCAGCTACTGGTGATGCAGTGACCAACCAATATGGATCAAGTGTTTATGCATTGGGTAATGGAAAAATGTCAAGTACAAGTAATCCGATTGGTATTTGGGATGCTGCTTATTCGAGTTTCCAATGGATACATCTGTTTCAGGAAAAATCGGCAGACACCGCTACAGTAAAGTGGTGGATTGCTAATGATGAAAATGATGTTATAGAACGTACTCGTTTAATCGGAGAATCTTATTTTTTACGAGCATACTGGGGAATGGAATTGTTAAAAGTGTATGGAGGAGTTACTGAATCGGGTGAGGTGCTTGGTTATCCAATTGTTACCAAGTTTGTTACTGAAGACCAGAAAGATGAATTTCTTCATGTAACCCGTAATACTTACGAAGAGTGTGTGCAACAAATCCTAGATGATTGCGACAGTGCAATTGCGCTTCTTCCATTGGAGTATAGTGGAGATGATTTACTGTTAGGAAAAGCTTATATTGGTCGTGCCTCAGCTTCTGCTGCTTATGTGTTAAAGAGCCGTGTTGCCACTTTTGCAGCCAGTCCTGCATATAATGGAAATGTAGATGTTCAGGAGAAATGGGAGCGTGCTGCTTTGTTGAGTCAGGAAGCTATCGATAAAGCCAATTTAAGTTATACAGCACTTAGCTATGAGGCTGTCACCAATCCAACTCCGGATAAAGGATCGTTAACAACGCCACAAGATTATTTGTTTCGTAGATATCATAACAATAACTCTTTAGAAAACAGAAATTTGCCACCTGCATTCTGGGGGAATGGACGAACCAATCCATCTCAAAATTTGGTGGATGCTTTTCCAATGGCTAATGGGTATCCTATTACTGATCCTGCATCTGGTTATGATCCGCAGAATCCGTTTACAGGTCGTGATCCACGTTTGGATAATACAGTGATTTATAATGGAGCAAGTGTGGAAATAAACGGCAGAGGGCTAGAGGTTGCTGAAGTTGTGGCTGAGTATATCGTTTTAGATGCGGATACGACAGAAGTGGATGATGGAACCGGGAACATGGTAGAGGTGGTTGATATTATCTCAGATACTGTGATTTATCGGGCAGGCCTAGACTCTGAAGCCTATGATTACCGTGGAACACGTACTGGTTATTACTTACGTAAGTGGATTTCTACTAAAGCAGATATGCTTACAAATGTTAATCAGAAACTAAATTCTGAGCATATGTTCCCAATTATTAGAGGTGCAGAGGCTTTCTTTAATTTGGCCGAGGCTTCAAACGAAGTTGTTGGACCTTCAGGTATTGTTCCTGGATGTAGTCTTTCAGCTTACGATATCATGAAAGATATAAGGAGTAAATCGATTGGATTAGGGGCTACAGATCCATACTTAGATAGTCAATTGGGAAGTGCAGATGATATGAGAGCATTAATTCAGAATGAATCTCGTCTGGAATTTGCCTTTGAAAATCACCGCTATTTTGATTTGCGTAGATGGATGTTGCCACTGGATGAGACTGTTCGTGGTATGATCGTTAACCAGGATGAATCAGGAAACTTAAACTATGAAGGTACTGATCCAACCGATCCAAGTGGTTTCGTAGATATTGAAGAGCGTAGTTTTGATTCTGATCGCTATTACTATCATCCATTACCATATGATGAGATGGTGAAAAATCCAAATCTGGAAAATAACAAGGGTTGGTAA
- a CDS encoding BT_3987 domain-containing protein, translated as MKIYKLIFASFLVLSLMASCEKYEDYVSDYDYTTAYFGSQKPLRTIVARDEMEFEVGVALGGMREDNGTHEVNFKVDSSLLENIPEAAGFVMLPEAYYTLGDESNFNIVKDHMRVVNVSLNRETFTADPLAITNTYALPLRITSATLDSIPGSDLDTATIESKDITILVVKYISPYHGTYYSKGVQYELDATGAPVDTITFSDENLSQNMTKDFSTLALNIISTNNISAQISGKMDLTIDNDNAVEIASTAITVSENNSVYSPEETTIFLDYKFEKSGTMYHTLDTLILRQAPELDLRFDEW; from the coding sequence ATGAAAATATATAAATTGATATTTGCTTCTTTTCTTGTATTGAGTCTTATGGCTTCTTGTGAAAAATATGAGGATTATGTAAGTGACTATGATTATACGACCGCATACTTTGGATCTCAAAAGCCATTACGCACCATTGTGGCGCGTGATGAAATGGAATTTGAAGTAGGTGTTGCATTAGGTGGAATGCGTGAAGATAATGGTACGCATGAAGTAAATTTCAAAGTGGATTCCAGTCTTTTAGAAAATATTCCGGAAGCTGCGGGCTTTGTGATGTTACCTGAAGCGTATTATACTTTAGGTGACGAGTCGAATTTTAATATTGTAAAAGATCATATGCGTGTGGTGAATGTTTCTTTAAATAGGGAAACTTTTACCGCTGATCCATTGGCAATTACTAATACTTACGCATTACCATTGCGCATTACCAGTGCTACTCTGGATAGTATCCCTGGAAGCGATTTGGACACAGCTACAATTGAATCAAAAGATATTACAATTTTGGTTGTGAAGTATATTAGTCCATACCATGGAACGTATTATTCAAAGGGAGTACAGTACGAATTAGATGCAACAGGAGCTCCAGTTGATACGATCACTTTTTCAGATGAAAATCTAAGTCAAAACATGACCAAGGATTTTTCTACACTTGCTTTAAATATCATAAGTACCAATAATATTTCCGCACAAATAAGTGGAAAAATGGATTTAACGATTGATAATGATAATGCTGTGGAGATTGCCTCAACTGCTATTACAGTTTCTGAAAATAATTCAGTGTATAGTCCTGAAGAAACAACGATATTTCTGGATTACAAATTTGAAAAATCCGGAACAATGTATCATACATTAGATACATTAATTCTTCGTCAGGCTCCTGAATTGGATTTGAGGTTTGATGAGTGGTAG